The stretch of DNA GTCAAGGACAGCGTCGAATCGAGCGGCGGGGCAGCCGGGAACTCTTCCATCGTCCTGTTGGTCGACGACTCGCGGTCGAGGGACGCGGTGTCCACCGCGGAGCGATGGATATCGACTTCGTCCGGCCGGGTTCGTTCGTCCGGGATCGGTAAGGCCGGCGTCAACCGCAGATCATCCAACGAGGTGTACTGCCCGCCGGCAACTAATTGGACGTCCGTGCCGTCCAGCCGGGAAGTGACTTCGACAAGACCGTGCCACACATACACGGCTTCTTCGGTACCGGTGGAGGACACTTCAAACACCGTGCCCTTCACCCCGGCCACGATCGTCGGGGTTTGGACGGAAAAGGGAAGACGATCCTTGCGAGGCGTGACGTCGAATAGCGCACGTCCAGATTCCAACCACGGATGCCTCAACGGGTTGCTCGCGGTGGATGCCGGAGCCGGCACCGCGGGGATCCGAAGCAACGACGTTTCATACAGCATGACCTCGGCGCCGTCCAACTCGATTACGGCCTTCGACTTGGGGCCGGTGCGGACCGCGGACCCCGGAGGCACTGCCGCCGGCGACGCCGCGGCGACCCACATACCAGTCGGCGTGCCGAGAATCTCCACGGTCCCTTTGGCCTTCACGATCCGCGCGTTTGGAGAGGCGGCTTGCGCCGCCCCCGCCACCAACAGCAGAACGACCGCTCCACCGACGAACCCAAGGGCGCTGCGTGCTGGGCTGCGATATGCGTCCATAGCGAGTACCTCCTGAGGACGCAACCGCGCCTTCCGAGGAAATATTTCGTGCACAAGATGGTGCGAGGAGCGCGTTGTTCGCGAAGGTGCAGGAGGTTGTGAACTCGATTCCTCACGTGGGTAACCGGCGACACAGGGATTCAGGCGGCGCGGCGGTCGTTGAGTTCGCGCTCGATGTGGGCGCGAAGGTCGCTGAACACCTCATCCGGGATCGCCAAGAAAGTGTCGACGACCGCCGGATCGAACTGGCCCCCAGCGGCGTGCCGAATGTCGTCCACCACGCGTTCGATCGGCTGCGCTTTTCGATACGGACGGTTGCTCGTCAACGCGTCGTAGTAGTCGGCCACCGCGAAGATTCTCGCCCCCAGACAGATGGCGGGTCCGGCGAGCCCGTTCGGGTAGCCCGTGCCGTCGAACCGCTCGTGATGTTGCCGCACGATCGACGCGATCGCGTCGGGGATTTGGATCGTTTTGAGCATTCGGAAACCCGTTTCGGGATGCTCCCGCATGGTCACCCACTCTTCCTCCGTCAGTTTCCCTGGTTTTCGTAGGATGCGATCCGGCACCGCGATTTTGCCGATGTCGTGCAGCAACGCGCCCTGGGCGATGACCTCCGATTCGGTCCCCGCCAGGCCCATTCGGCGCGCCATCTCGCGCGCAAAGAGCGCCACGCGCTGGGAGTGGCCTCCGGTATCGTTGTCCTTGAAGTCGAGCGCGGTCGAAAACGCCTCCAGACTTCGGTGAAACAGCTTCCGGACGTCATCCAGCAAACGGCCGTTCTCGATGTTCAAGGCGGCCTGCGTGGCCAGCGTGAGCAACGTCTTGGCTTCGCTCTCGTGAAACGGAACCGCTCGCGTACGGTGGACCTGCAGAATGCCGATCACCCGGTTCTGGGCGACGAGCGGCACGAAGAGGCTGGCGCGCAGCGGAGGCGTCTCCGGCGCGCGGCCCGCGAGGACCAGATCGGTCGCGGTGAGGGGAAGGCCCGTGGTGCGAACGCGCGCCGCAAGGTCGTGGTAAAGGGGCGCAGGAATCGGCAGCGGTTCCCCGTCAACGGGACGCGATCGCCACTCGCGCGTGACGCCGTCTTCCGGCGTCCACAGCTCCACGGCCAGTCGATCCACTCCGAGCAGATGGCGCGCCTGCGCGAACAGTAGGTCGGTCAGGCGGTCGAGCGAGGCGCCCTCGCGGGTCTCGTCGCCCATCCGATACAAGGCCTCGATATTCTCGCGGTGGAATTCCAGGCGGCGCTCCGCGAACACGTACCCCGCGATGAGCGAGGTGACCACCTGCCCCGCCCCGGTGACCAGCAGCGGGACCACGTCGACCACCACCAGCGCCCCAAATGAAAAGACCGCCGAGACGACGATGGCGACGATGGTGAACGACCCTGCGAGCGAAATGACCAGGGCGCGGCGCGTGACGTCCGCCTGCCGCCACACCCGGAGTGCGAGGAGCAGGCCCGTCCACCACAGCAGGATCGCCGACATCCACCCGAGAACCCACACCGGCGGCAAACGCTGATGGCTTCTGCCGGATAAGATGGTGGCGATCGCGTTGGCCTGAATCTCGACGCCTGTCATCGCGCCGCGGAAGGGGGTGACACGGAAATCCTGTAGATCAAGCGAGGTGGCGCCGACCAGGACGATCTTGTCGGTGAAACGGGACGCGGGAACAGCCCCCCGGAGGACGTCGACGAACGAAATGACCGGGACCGTCCCCGGCGCACCCATGAAGCGGATGAAGAAGTCGTCCGTCCTCCCGAGTTGGGCCTGGTGACCTCCGAGCTTCAGCGATCCACCGAAGCTGCTCCGGAGCGGAGGGTCCGGAGTGTCGAGGTACACACGGGCGGTCTGGACGGCAAAGCTCCATCCCTCCCTACCCAATAGGGGGGTCTCGATCGGGGCACGTCGAATCGCGCCGTCTGCGTCGATTGGCAGGTTGATCGATCCGACCGCGCGGGCGGCGTCCTGGAGCGCGGGATACGGGAGGCTGGCGTATTCGACGACGGCGCCGCCCTCAATGGCGCGGTGCTCTTGGAACGCCGCAAGCACGACCCGGTCAGAACGCGAGACCGCCCGTGTGAGGTCCGCGTCCTCCCGGCGCGTCCGGGGCGTGCTGAAATCGACGTCAAAGGCGATGACGCGCGCGCGGGCGCGCGTGAGACGATCGACCAGGTCGGCATGAACGCTTCGCGACCACGGCCACGCGGCGAGCGCTTTGAGGCTGGGGCTGTCGATGCCGACGATCACGATGTCTTGGCGGGGGGGGGCGGGTTTCGCGCGAAGCCGCCAGTCGTAGGTGATCAGTTCGAGGCGCTCGAACGCGCTCAACGCAAACAGCGCGGCGACCACGACGGCCCACGCCGCGCCTGCGATACGCTCCCACACCCAGATACTTCGGTTCATCAGGCTCCTCGATACCCGAGGAGTCTAACAAGGCGGCGGGTCCTGTAAAGGCGGCAACCCGCGGTGAGGGGTGCGACGCTCGGCGCCGCGGCAATGACGGGCGGACTAACGCAGGGAGCGCGCGGAGGTTACCGCGAGAAACAAGAGGAACGGATGGACCAGGAACATCGTGGACCGAGACCGTCAGGCGGAGGATCCGGGGAGCGTTTCATGGTCGGCTCGCGACCGGTCGGTCACGACCGGACCGCGTTGCAGCCGGACGTGCTTGCTACGCGACCTGCTCCCCGGGTGGTTCCGACGGAGAACTCTTTTGCGCAGACCGTCGCGCTTTCCCGCCCTTACGACCCGCGATGCGGGCTTCTTCGGGCGTGAACTCGTGAGCGGTACCCCGTCGGTGAGCGGCTTCGCCCCCTTTGCGGCCGGCGACGCGGGCTTCTTCGGGCGTGAACTCGTGAGCGGTACCCCGTCGGTGAGCGGCTTCGCCGCCCTTGCGGCCGGCCTGGCGGGCTTCGTCGGAACTAAACTCGTGCGCCGTTCCCTTCTCATGCGCGGCTTTGCCGCCGCGACTCGCAATCTCCCGCTGCTTGACGGCGTCCATCGCGGCAAACCCTCGTCGGCTCTTGGGAAGTTCGGGCATGGCGTGTTCCTCCTTGTGTGAAATGAAACGACCCGTAACCAGGATCCAATGGGGAGGAATGTAAGGGGATGATATGAACCCCGTTGAGCCCGTGTCAAGGTATGCAGGTCGATCCGCTAGAACGGGACCTGACCCGCGCGAAGTTTGACCAGCGCGGATTTCACGTACTCGGCGTCGTCGCTGCCTGGGGGCAGGTTCTGGGATGCCGTGCTCCAGGCCTCCTCGGTCTCGCGGTATCGCTTGAGATACCATAGCGCAATGCCTCGGTACCAGTTCACGGCGGGTTCCATAGGCACGTTGATCAATGCCC from Nitrospirota bacterium encodes:
- a CDS encoding FecR family protein → MDAYRSPARSALGFVGGAVVLLLVAGAAQAASPNARIVKAKGTVEILGTPTGMWVAAASPAAVPPGSAVRTGPKSKAVIELDGAEVMLYETSLLRIPAVPAPASTASNPLRHPWLESGRALFDVTPRKDRLPFSVQTPTIVAGVKGTVFEVSSTGTEEAVYVWHGLVEVTSRLDGTDVQLVAGGQYTSLDDLRLTPALPIPDERTRPDEVDIHRSAVDTASLDRESSTNRTMEEFPAAPPLDSTLSLTADAWRDADRAAVKPALDQALDFQSVVSLGTVRISSDPLTDTLSSTTDTLTNTTQTAVDTSTSTTSSVVEPLTTTVSSATDPLTSTLTPVVDPLASTVTSVVDPLTSTLAPAVDPLISTVEPVIPLRTLGF
- a CDS encoding CHASE2 domain-containing protein, which translates into the protein MNRSIWVWERIAGAAWAVVVAALFALSAFERLELITYDWRLRAKPAPPRQDIVIVGIDSPSLKALAAWPWSRSVHADLVDRLTRARARVIAFDVDFSTPRTRREDADLTRAVSRSDRVVLAAFQEHRAIEGGAVVEYASLPYPALQDAARAVGSINLPIDADGAIRRAPIETPLLGREGWSFAVQTARVYLDTPDPPLRSSFGGSLKLGGHQAQLGRTDDFFIRFMGAPGTVPVISFVDVLRGAVPASRFTDKIVLVGATSLDLQDFRVTPFRGAMTGVEIQANAIATILSGRSHQRLPPVWVLGWMSAILLWWTGLLLALRVWRQADVTRRALVISLAGSFTIVAIVVSAVFSFGALVVVDVVPLLVTGAGQVVTSLIAGYVFAERRLEFHRENIEALYRMGDETREGASLDRLTDLLFAQARHLLGVDRLAVELWTPEDGVTREWRSRPVDGEPLPIPAPLYHDLAARVRTTGLPLTATDLVLAGRAPETPPLRASLFVPLVAQNRVIGILQVHRTRAVPFHESEAKTLLTLATQAALNIENGRLLDDVRKLFHRSLEAFSTALDFKDNDTGGHSQRVALFAREMARRMGLAGTESEVIAQGALLHDIGKIAVPDRILRKPGKLTEEEWVTMREHPETGFRMLKTIQIPDAIASIVRQHHERFDGTGYPNGLAGPAICLGARIFAVADYYDALTSNRPYRKAQPIERVVDDIRHAAGGQFDPAVVDTFLAIPDEVFSDLRAHIERELNDRRAA
- a CDS encoding KGG domain-containing protein, which encodes MPELPKSRRGFAAMDAVKQREIASRGGKAAHEKGTAHEFSSDEARQAGRKGGEAAHRRGTAHEFTPEEARVAGRKGGEAAHRRGTAHEFTPEEARIAGRKGGKARRSAQKSSPSEPPGEQVA